Proteins from one Gossypium raimondii isolate GPD5lz chromosome 8, ASM2569854v1, whole genome shotgun sequence genomic window:
- the LOC105791320 gene encoding myb-related protein 308 yields the protein MGRAPCCSKVGLNRGPWTAREDTLLINYIQAHGEGHWRSLPKMAGLLRCGKSCRLRWINYLRPDIKRGNITPDEDDLIIRLHSLLGNRWSLIAKRLPGRTDNEIKNYWNSHLSKRVLNNSQTNSTTRSSRKAKKATEKKQKANNVEEKEEIKVLHQPKASRVSPFSVISRSSSFDSLISGSSSSGEGSIGTNDAYVFDIPSYWSDFAADTNLEFPDAEAFSDATPVGDSNLLDDIFEEYQKLLDGDDPGERDSIFDVLSCF from the exons atgggaagAGCCCCATGTTGTTCTAAGGTAGGTTTGAATCGAGGTCCTTGGACAGCCAGAGAAGACACATTGCTGATTAATTATATACAGGCTCATGGAGAAGGTCATTGGAGATCTTTGCCTAAAATGGCTG GGTTGCTTAGGTGCGGAAAAAGCTGCCGACTAAGATGGATTAACTATCTCCGACCTGATATCAAGCGAGGAAACATTACTCCCGACGAGGACGACCTCATTATCAGGCTTCATTCTCTTCTGGGCAATCGTTGGTCTCTCATTGCTAAAAGACTTCCAGGCAGGACCGACAATGAAATCAAGAACTACTGGAATTCTCATCTCAGCAAAAGGGTGCTCAATAATTCACAAACTAATTCAACTACAAGAAGCAGCCGTAAAGCCAAGAAAGCCACCGAAAAGAAGCAAAAGGCCAACAATGTGGAGGAGAAAGAAGAGATAAAGGTGCTGCATCAACCAAAAGCCAGCAGGGTTTCGCCATTCTCAGTAATATCAAGGAGCAGCAGTTTTGACAGCCTCATAAGTGGGTCATCTAGCAGCGGTGAAGGGAGCATAGGAACCAATGATGCCTATGTTTTTGATATTCCTAGCTATTGGTCCGACTTTGCAGCTGATACTAACCTAGAATTTCCTGACGCTGAGGCGTTTTCAGATGCCACACCCGTAGGAGATAGTAATTTGCTTGACGACATTTTTGAAGAATACCAGAAACTTCTTGATGGCGATGACCCTGGCGAAAGAGATTCCATATTTGATGTTCTCTCttgtttttga